The following are encoded together in the Arcticibacterium luteifluviistationis genome:
- a CDS encoding BlaI/MecI/CopY family transcriptional regulator — protein MELRELTKAEEEIMQQLWTLEKAFVKDVIAQLPVPKPAYNTVSTIIRILEQKGFVDHLAYGKTYEYFPIVSKNKYRKFASNKLMQSYFNGSVGQMVSYFVEEEKIDIKDADELMKLIEKMKD, from the coding sequence ATGGAATTAAGAGAACTTACCAAAGCAGAAGAAGAGATAATGCAGCAATTATGGACCTTGGAAAAGGCCTTTGTAAAAGATGTGATTGCACAGCTTCCTGTGCCTAAACCTGCATACAATACTGTATCTACTATTATTAGAATATTAGAGCAAAAGGGTTTTGTAGACCACTTAGCTTACGGAAAAACTTACGAATACTTCCCAATAGTTAGTAAAAATAAATACAGGAAATTTGCATCTAATAAACTAATGCAAAGCTACTTCAATGGAAGTGTAGGTCAAATGGTCTCCTACTTTGTAGAAGAAGAAAAAATTGACATTAAAGATGCTGATGAACTTATGAAGTTGATTGAAAAAATGAAAGACTAA